From a region of the Candidatus Brocadia sp. genome:
- the ltrA gene encoding group II intron reverse transcriptase/maturase produces MLKYHSLRDKVFSLRNLYAAFGHVKKNKGKAGLDRVSIKQFESDLENNLQAIHKELKTAIYNPAPVLRVYIPKGRHDKRPLGIPIVKDRVVQQAFRQIIEPIFEKEFSDNSFGFRPNRCCHDAIKRIEQYKQQGYRNILDADIKAFYDTIPHKLIMNSLREKIADGWVLNSIENMLKAGVMENGIVHETNQGTPQGGVISPLLANLIGDIIDKELEKAGYKFVRYADDFIVMTKTKEELPTALQYVKEIIEGKLEMKLSEDKTRLTNFKRGFRFLGYNFMGKNKGVSMKSLDKLKDAVRDITKRTQGVNLQAVIDTLNPVIRGHVNYFRLGNVQTVYRSLDCWVRMRLRSFKFSRKWKTDNKRFPVHRFFKMGLLSFEREFLKARAKA; encoded by the coding sequence ATGCTTAAGTATCATTCTTTAAGAGACAAGGTATTCAGTCTGAGAAACCTTTATGCGGCTTTTGGGCACGTAAAGAAGAATAAAGGCAAGGCTGGTCTCGACAGGGTAAGTATTAAGCAGTTTGAAAGTGACCTTGAGAATAATCTACAAGCTATTCACAAGGAACTGAAAACCGCCATATACAACCCTGCGCCCGTCTTAAGGGTCTACATTCCCAAAGGCAGGCATGACAAGAGACCTCTTGGCATTCCCATTGTCAAGGACAGGGTAGTACAGCAGGCGTTCAGACAAATCATAGAGCCAATATTCGAGAAAGAATTCTCGGATAACAGCTTTGGATTTCGTCCAAACAGATGCTGTCATGATGCTATCAAACGGATTGAACAGTATAAGCAGCAAGGGTATCGGAACATTTTGGACGCCGATATAAAGGCGTTCTATGACACCATACCTCACAAGCTTATCATGAACTCCTTGCGTGAGAAAATCGCTGACGGATGGGTGTTGAACAGTATCGAGAACATGCTCAAGGCAGGGGTCATGGAGAACGGCATCGTGCACGAGACAAATCAAGGCACTCCGCAAGGAGGCGTCATATCCCCCTTGCTTGCAAACCTTATCGGTGACATCATCGACAAGGAGCTTGAAAAGGCAGGATATAAATTTGTCCGCTATGCCGATGACTTCATTGTCATGACTAAAACAAAAGAAGAACTCCCTACCGCCCTTCAGTACGTCAAAGAAATCATCGAAGGGAAACTTGAAATGAAGCTGAGCGAGGATAAAACCAGGCTCACCAACTTCAAACGAGGCTTCCGGTTTCTCGGATATAATTTCATGGGCAAGAACAAGGGTGTAAGCATGAAATCCCTGGACAAACTCAAGGACGCCGTTAGAGACATCACCAAACGCACACAAGGCGTCAACCTGCAAGCCGTCATTGATACATTAAATCCTGTCATAAGGGGACATGTCAACTATTTTCGGCTGGGCAATGTACAAACGGTATATCGCTCGTTAGACTGCTGGGTACGCATGAGACTGAGAAGTTTCAAGTTTTCGAGAAAATGGAAAACTGACAACAAACGTTTCCCGGTACACCGATTCTTTAAGATGGGGTTACTCTCATTTGAAAGAGAATTTCTTAAGGCACGTGCGAAGGCATGA
- a CDS encoding DUF3387 domain-containing protein: MSRCPKYLATIGGWRRFASFLPAIAREIAEKVKANATIDWTIRESARAKLMVLVRRTLNKYGYPPDKQQKAIDTVLKQAEVLADYVVRVKG, from the coding sequence TTGTCACGTTGTCCAAAGTATCTGGCGACGATTGGGGGTTGGAGGCGGTTCGCCTCCTTCCTACCAGCTATTGCACGGGAAATTGCGGAGAAGGTAAAGGCCAATGCAACGATAGATTGGACTATTCGGGAAAGTGCCAGGGCAAAGCTGATGGTACTGGTAAGAAGAACTTTAAACAAATACGGGTATCCACCAGACAAGCAGCAAAAGGCAATTGACACCGTTTTGAAACAAGCAGAGGTACTGGCGGATTACGTTGTTCGAGTCAAAGGATAA
- a CDS encoding redoxin domain-containing protein: MKQIRSFVGRLPRTSLFLILTLFLFSYGEMPVTSAQKKKTPAAELTGGTAWLNVSKPLTLAELKGKVVLLDFWTYCCINCMHIIPDLKKLEAKYPNELVVIGVHSAKFENERDADNIRQAILRYEIEHPVVNDSNFAIWEAYGARAWPTLVLIDPDGYVVGSDTGEGHYEILDKLIGQMISDYRSKNLINETPIPISLEKYKLGRSLLSFPGKVLADERSDRIFIADSNHNRIVITNQEGGTLAIAGNGKAGRHDGAFADASFHHPQGMALQGDTLYVADTENHLIRKLDLKTKTVKTIAGTGKQAGFMESGGMGTVSPLNSPWDLVHLEGQLYIAMAGAHQIWVMDLETTVFQPFAGSGKEGRIDGAFDKAALAQPSGITISGTKLYFADSEVSSVRYADLERKEVKTVVGKDLFVFGDVDGQGDEVRLQHPLGVFNHNGLIYIADTYNHKIKVLNPLDKTCRTFAGSGKPGHADGKDPQFYEPGGLSVAGNTMYVADTNNHAIRIVDMKTKEVHTLKLKGLKPAIAKEVAGTAIPSFAKFVDVPLKILKADAIIQLTININLPKGYHLNPDALLIYRVETGSGIQIEQGNQDVNLEKPALPVRVSFKTGADVQSADVKISTSFYYCREDNMGACFIDAVAWRLPIKIDKDAGDTAMKLDYNVKLP; this comes from the coding sequence ATGAAACAGATACGATCATTTGTCGGACGCTTACCCCGAACGTCACTCTTTCTTATTTTGACGCTCTTCCTCTTTTCCTATGGAGAAATGCCCGTGACATCGGCGCAGAAAAAAAAGACTCCGGCCGCTGAATTAACGGGTGGCACGGCCTGGCTCAATGTTTCAAAACCCCTGACCCTGGCTGAACTAAAAGGGAAAGTTGTGCTGCTCGATTTTTGGACCTATTGCTGCATTAATTGCATGCACATCATTCCCGACCTGAAAAAGCTGGAGGCAAAATATCCAAACGAACTCGTGGTTATCGGCGTGCATTCGGCAAAATTTGAAAATGAACGGGACGCCGATAATATCCGGCAGGCCATCCTCCGGTACGAGATTGAGCACCCGGTGGTTAATGACAGCAATTTCGCTATCTGGGAGGCCTACGGCGCCAGGGCATGGCCTACGCTCGTCCTGATCGACCCTGACGGATACGTGGTAGGATCGGATACCGGTGAAGGCCATTACGAGATTCTCGACAAACTCATTGGTCAGATGATCTCCGATTATCGTTCGAAAAATCTCATCAATGAAACCCCTATACCCATCTCTTTAGAGAAATACAAACTCGGTCGCAGTCTCCTTTCTTTTCCCGGAAAGGTACTTGCCGACGAGAGGTCGGATCGGATATTTATTGCTGACTCCAATCATAACCGAATTGTGATAACCAATCAGGAAGGAGGGACACTGGCCATTGCCGGCAATGGTAAAGCAGGCAGACACGATGGTGCATTTGCGGACGCCAGCTTTCATCATCCACAAGGAATGGCGCTCCAGGGTGATACCTTATATGTGGCAGATACGGAGAACCATCTCATTCGTAAATTGGATTTAAAGACAAAGACCGTGAAAACCATTGCTGGCACTGGCAAACAGGCGGGCTTTATGGAGTCCGGAGGCATGGGAACAGTATCGCCCCTGAATTCACCCTGGGACCTGGTGCATTTAGAAGGGCAACTCTACATCGCCATGGCCGGCGCACACCAGATTTGGGTAATGGATCTGGAGACCACCGTTTTCCAGCCCTTTGCCGGCAGCGGTAAGGAGGGACGCATTGACGGTGCGTTCGATAAGGCCGCCCTGGCTCAGCCCAGCGGGATAACGATCTCCGGCACAAAACTCTATTTTGCAGACAGTGAGGTCAGCTCTGTCCGTTACGCAGACCTTGAAAGGAAGGAGGTAAAGACGGTAGTAGGGAAGGACCTCTTTGTCTTTGGAGATGTAGATGGACAGGGAGACGAGGTGCGTTTACAACATCCGCTTGGCGTCTTTAATCACAACGGCCTTATCTATATAGCGGATACCTATAATCATAAGATCAAGGTTTTAAATCCTCTGGACAAAACGTGCAGAACGTTTGCCGGTAGCGGGAAACCGGGGCATGCAGACGGCAAGGATCCTCAATTCTATGAACCGGGAGGTCTCAGTGTTGCCGGCAATACGATGTATGTTGCCGATACAAACAACCACGCTATCCGTATTGTGGACATGAAAACGAAGGAGGTACATACTTTAAAGCTGAAAGGGCTGAAACCAGCGATTGCAAAAGAGGTTGCAGGGACTGCAATCCCCTCGTTTGCAAAGTTTGTGGATGTGCCTTTAAAGATCTTGAAAGCTGATGCAATCATCCAGTTGACGATCAATATCAACCTTCCCAAGGGCTATCACCTGAACCCCGATGCCCTCCTGATATATCGTGTTGAGACGGGCAGCGGTATTCAGATCGAGCAGGGGAATCAGGACGTGAATCTCGAAAAACCCGCACTTCCGGTAAGGGTATCCTTTAAGACAGGCGCTGATGTACAAAGCGCCGATGTAAAAATATCCACGAGCTTCTACTATTGCAGAGAGGACAACATGGGGGCGTGTTTCATTGATGCGGTCGCCTGGCGTCTGCCAATTAAGATTGACAAGGATGCCGGAGATACTGCGATGAAGTTGGACTATAATGTTAAATTACCGTAA
- a CDS encoding YdbH domain-containing protein: MKLIRKALLYSVVAAFIGVFLASIAYVCVPIFLEKILLPRLVKSIGFANSTGEVRKFGLTRLDMASLRWGELKNPFLLLDSVRVDYSLPGLLKKHIKKIIVSGVEIRAEYKDGSFVFPGVDFGNIFQSPAETKSENPDVSYQEWLPISFDEFEIRNATMILTSGNTDFRIPFSIKAMPIPGDKKYNLTGYTMQAEINMNFNDSQTALNAASRADIHSTVNFQSNEISMRFTFPDLNLTYQGYQLRNSPGNTPLSIEMRKKQDALHVNFSRFCIPSPFPVEISMDRNTDWRIRFTQKGMDAQGVLYINFQNEIPDAASDFGLKISDPELIPIKFRGQKQGNTWNFSLNSLRLKKPLKFLRQRESISLYPERFSCRGKGSASQGGVRFALKMSDIAYDSDALQMSSPNMLIYGNTRIQSSRSPLIKAFMKLTDAEVKSGGFSAEKIDAEMPFQWPYPSDEKDLAESNDKEKRYFTIDRVKYYDMDIGTIASTLYQDGMGIRFTGQYAEVLPSFHLDFSGRAGITDAGDFVTNIDFQTPEPEVITKIDLGKFSSQLTNIYFDGNIGMSGSCQVTGSTVTSNAVLSTHNAKIEIPGKQMALEGIDLDLKLRDLYQFYSAPDQVLKFKRFAWGDIELNEGEVLFQIESLSSFFLKKSSFSWCGGHVYTHGSQITSGKREIDIICYCDRLKLATLLKQFNAASAEGGGEMNGRIPINYKDGKLKIHDGFLYSTPGEGGTIRFHTDTLIPGASGVQQSIQMQIAQEALKNFTYDWARLSLMSQDEDLVIRMQMDGRPAGPLPFGYSKNAGLVKIEQPRASFQGILFHINFKLPLDKMLYYGSGFSGFLQNK, from the coding sequence ATGAAACTGATCAGAAAGGCGCTTCTTTACTCAGTCGTGGCTGCATTCATTGGTGTTTTTCTGGCGAGTATCGCGTATGTATGCGTTCCCATCTTTCTTGAAAAAATCCTGCTTCCCCGCCTTGTCAAAAGTATCGGATTTGCCAATTCAACCGGCGAGGTGCGCAAATTCGGCCTGACCAGACTCGATATGGCCTCCCTGCGGTGGGGAGAACTCAAAAATCCTTTTCTCTTGCTGGACTCAGTACGAGTCGATTATTCATTACCTGGTTTATTGAAAAAGCATATTAAAAAGATCATTGTCAGTGGCGTTGAAATCAGGGCTGAATATAAAGATGGCTCTTTCGTGTTTCCCGGAGTAGATTTTGGAAATATTTTTCAAAGCCCCGCAGAGACAAAATCAGAAAATCCGGACGTTTCGTACCAGGAATGGTTACCGATCAGTTTTGATGAATTTGAAATCCGGAATGCCACGATGATACTAACTTCGGGCAATACCGATTTTAGAATTCCCTTCAGTATAAAGGCAATGCCTATTCCGGGAGATAAAAAATATAACCTTACAGGTTATACGATGCAAGCAGAGATAAATATGAATTTCAATGACTCACAAACGGCGCTCAATGCCGCTTCACGGGCAGACATTCATTCAACCGTAAATTTTCAATCGAACGAAATAAGCATGAGATTTACCTTCCCTGACCTGAATCTGACATACCAGGGATACCAACTCCGGAACTCTCCCGGCAATACGCCACTAAGTATAGAAATGCGAAAGAAACAGGATGCTCTCCATGTCAACTTCTCCCGTTTTTGTATTCCCTCCCCTTTTCCCGTTGAAATTTCTATGGATAGGAATACTGATTGGCGCATTCGTTTTACGCAGAAAGGAATGGATGCACAAGGCGTGTTATACATAAATTTCCAGAATGAAATCCCGGATGCTGCCTCTGATTTTGGATTAAAAATTTCTGACCCCGAATTGATACCCATAAAGTTTCGGGGACAGAAACAGGGAAATACCTGGAATTTTTCGTTAAATTCTTTACGATTAAAAAAGCCACTCAAATTTCTCAGACAAAGAGAATCAATCAGTCTTTATCCTGAACGATTTTCCTGCAGGGGAAAAGGATCGGCATCACAGGGGGGTGTGCGATTCGCGCTGAAGATGTCTGATATTGCTTATGATTCGGACGCCCTTCAGATGAGCAGTCCCAATATGCTGATATATGGTAATACGAGAATACAAAGTTCACGCAGTCCTCTCATTAAGGCCTTTATGAAATTAACCGATGCCGAAGTCAAAAGCGGAGGATTCTCCGCAGAAAAAATAGATGCGGAGATGCCCTTTCAATGGCCGTACCCTTCTGACGAAAAGGATTTGGCTGAGTCTAACGACAAAGAAAAACGGTACTTTACTATTGATAGGGTAAAATATTATGATATGGACATTGGAACCATTGCTTCTACACTTTATCAGGATGGGATGGGCATTCGTTTTACCGGACAATACGCTGAGGTACTCCCAAGTTTTCACCTTGATTTCTCAGGAAGAGCCGGAATAACCGATGCTGGTGATTTTGTAACAAACATTGATTTCCAAACGCCTGAGCCAGAGGTGATTACAAAAATCGACCTGGGAAAGTTTTCATCCCAATTGACAAATATCTATTTTGATGGCAATATCGGCATGAGCGGCAGTTGCCAGGTAACCGGCAGCACGGTAACCAGCAATGCGGTATTATCAACGCATAATGCAAAGATAGAGATCCCCGGAAAACAGATGGCGCTTGAGGGTATTGATCTGGATCTGAAGCTGCGGGATCTTTACCAATTTTACAGCGCACCCGACCAGGTGTTGAAATTTAAACGGTTTGCCTGGGGAGATATAGAGCTAAACGAAGGAGAGGTTTTGTTTCAAATAGAATCGTTATCATCCTTTTTCCTGAAAAAAAGCAGTTTTTCCTGGTGTGGCGGCCACGTGTATACCCATGGCTCACAAATTACCTCCGGTAAAAGGGAGATTGACATTATTTGTTATTGTGATCGTCTTAAACTTGCAACCCTGTTAAAACAGTTTAACGCTGCAAGCGCTGAAGGTGGCGGTGAAATGAATGGACGCATCCCTATAAATTACAAGGATGGGAAACTAAAAATCCATGACGGTTTCCTCTATTCTACTCCCGGCGAAGGAGGCACGATACGTTTTCACACGGACACCCTCATACCAGGAGCATCAGGCGTTCAGCAGAGCATTCAAATGCAAATTGCCCAGGAGGCGCTGAAAAATTTTACCTATGACTGGGCAAGGCTTTCATTAATGAGCCAAGATGAGGATCTTGTGATTCGTATGCAGATGGACGGAAGGCCTGCCGGGCCACTGCCTTTTGGTTATAGCAAAAATGCCGGTCTCGTAAAAATAGAACAACCACGCGCCTCTTTCCAGGGGATACTTTTTCATATTAATTTTAAACTGCCACTTGATAAGATGCTCTATTATGGTTCCGGCTTCAGTGGGTTTTTACAAAATAAATAA
- a CDS encoding YdbL family protein: protein MKTKRSMSFFIITVIGIILASAPSRAQDINAIKVQMEKRLPHIVELKSKGIVGEDKMGYLQFVGGKRENDDVVQAENQDRKKVYEAIAQKEGATVEQVGQRRALQIAAKAKKGEWLQDQNGKWYQK from the coding sequence ATGAAAACAAAGAGGAGTATGTCTTTTTTTATTATTACCGTTATCGGGATCATTCTTGCAAGCGCTCCCTCTCGTGCCCAGGATATAAATGCAATAAAGGTGCAAATGGAAAAGCGACTCCCGCATATTGTTGAGTTAAAGTCGAAGGGGATTGTCGGGGAGGATAAAATGGGGTATCTGCAGTTTGTCGGTGGAAAGCGGGAGAATGATGATGTTGTTCAGGCAGAAAATCAGGATAGAAAAAAGGTTTATGAAGCAATTGCCCAAAAAGAAGGAGCGACCGTAGAGCAAGTGGGTCAGCGCAGGGCGCTACAGATCGCTGCTAAGGCAAAGAAGGGTGAATGGTTGCAGGATCAAAATGGGAAATGGTACCAAAAATAG
- a CDS encoding nucleotidyltransferase domain-containing protein yields the protein MEEILVTLEEIKKVAIPACREFNVKKLDIFGSLARGEVTSGSDVDLLVEFENPALNPAKRYFGLLHRLEDTLHCEVDLLTINGLRNPYFHSHVLKEKITIYEG from the coding sequence ATGGAGGAAATACTGGTGACGTTAGAAGAGATTAAGAAGGTTGCAATTCCAGCTTGTAGGGAGTTTAATGTTAAAAAATTGGATATCTTTGGATCACTTGCGCGCGGAGAAGTGACTTCCGGGAGCGATGTAGATTTGCTCGTTGAATTTGAGAACCCCGCTTTGAATCCTGCAAAAAGGTACTTTGGACTGCTGCATCGGCTTGAGGATACTTTGCATTGTGAAGTTGACCTGCTTACAATCAATGGGCTAAGGAATCCCTATTTTCACAGCCATGTATTAAAGGAAAAGATTACCATCTATGAGGGATGA
- a CDS encoding DUF86 domain-containing protein, whose product MRDEIIKYLFDIKEASLAIFQFVHGKKFEDYEQDELLRSGVERKFEIIGEALNRIKNEDAAVLDKIRDYRNIVSFRNILAHGYDTVDDRIV is encoded by the coding sequence ATGAGGGATGAAATCATAAAGTATCTCTTTGACATCAAAGAAGCATCTTTAGCTATTTTCCAATTTGTGCACGGGAAGAAGTTTGAAGATTACGAACAGGACGAATTACTTCGGAGTGGCGTCGAGAGAAAGTTTGAGATCATTGGAGAAGCGCTGAACAGGATCAAAAATGAAGATGCTGCTGTACTCGATAAGATAAGAGATTATCGCAACATTGTATCTTTCAGGAACATTCTCGCACATGGTTACGATACCGTTGACGACAGAATCGTATGA
- the ltrA gene encoding group II intron reverse transcriptase/maturase: MLTTPEKIRILQRKLYRKAKQEPTYRFYALYDKVFRADILSHAYTLVRANKGSAGIDGVTFEAIEEREGVSAFLAELQEALRSKTYQASPVKRVMIPKTDGTERPLGIPTIRDRVAQMAVKLVIEPIFEADFCECSYGFRPKKSAHDAVDDVAYTLNKGYTEIIDADLSKYFDTIPHAKLMAVVAERISDGEILHLIKTWLKAPVIEKGRDGKQRNIGGGKGNRKGTPQGGVISPLLANLYLHLLDRIWERHRLEKKLGARLVRFADDFVVLCRQGTEQPMAITKRVLDKLGLTLNEAKSRVVDAMKEGFTFLGFELQKRKNWRTGKSYPHVQPSKKSLKKIKDHITALTSRNRSPLPFEAIVKEVNTALIGWTGYFHYRNCSRVLKQVREHAQFRLRIHLYRRHKIRDRKTGLKRYTNSMLYERYGLYKVPTTAVWR; the protein is encoded by the coding sequence ATGCTAACAACCCCGGAAAAGATCAGGATACTACAGAGGAAGCTATACCGAAAGGCCAAGCAAGAACCAACCTACCGCTTCTACGCCCTCTATGACAAGGTATTCCGGGCAGACATCCTCAGTCATGCTTACACCCTTGTCCGTGCCAACAAAGGGAGCGCCGGGATAGACGGCGTAACCTTCGAGGCCATCGAGGAAAGAGAAGGGGTATCCGCCTTTCTGGCGGAACTGCAAGAAGCACTCAGGAGCAAGACCTATCAAGCAAGCCCTGTAAAACGAGTAATGATACCCAAGACGGACGGAACGGAACGCCCGTTAGGCATTCCCACCATCCGTGACAGGGTAGCGCAGATGGCCGTAAAACTGGTCATAGAACCCATTTTTGAAGCCGATTTCTGCGAATGTTCATACGGGTTCAGGCCGAAGAAATCTGCCCACGATGCCGTAGATGACGTAGCATATACCCTCAACAAGGGATATACCGAAATCATAGACGCCGACCTGTCCAAATACTTTGACACCATCCCCCATGCCAAGCTTATGGCTGTGGTAGCAGAGCGCATCAGTGACGGTGAGATACTGCACCTGATAAAGACGTGGCTCAAGGCTCCGGTCATAGAAAAAGGCAGAGACGGAAAACAAAGGAACATCGGCGGAGGTAAAGGGAACCGGAAAGGCACACCTCAAGGAGGAGTAATCTCACCGTTACTAGCCAATCTCTACCTGCACCTCCTGGACAGGATATGGGAGAGACATCGACTGGAGAAGAAACTCGGAGCCAGATTAGTACGCTTTGCCGATGACTTTGTCGTACTGTGCAGGCAAGGAACTGAACAGCCAATGGCGATAACAAAGCGGGTGCTGGACAAACTGGGACTGACGTTAAACGAGGCAAAGAGCCGTGTAGTAGACGCCATGAAAGAGGGATTTACCTTTCTTGGGTTTGAACTTCAAAAGAGGAAGAATTGGCGCACGGGGAAGAGTTATCCCCATGTTCAGCCGTCGAAGAAATCTCTCAAGAAGATAAAAGACCACATTACGGCACTTACCAGCAGGAACAGGTCCCCTCTACCGTTTGAAGCGATAGTCAAAGAGGTGAATACGGCACTGATAGGATGGACAGGATACTTCCATTATCGCAATTGCAGCAGAGTCCTCAAGCAAGTAAGAGAACACGCTCAATTCCGGCTTCGGATACACCTGTACAGACGTCATAAAATCAGAGACAGGAAGACAGGGCTTAAGCGATACACAAACAGCATGTTATATGAGAGATATGGTCTTTACAAAGTGCCGACCACAGCGGTATGGAGATAG